A single window of Anaerocolumna chitinilytica DNA harbors:
- a CDS encoding helix-turn-helix domain-containing protein produces the protein MSLDREWNHLEFTRHEVPAAHRPLEEELSFYNAVKEGNLSIVEENCARQVFLQSEGMGMLSENSLQNIRYHFVVTAAMITRYCIDGGMEAEKAYCLSDFYIQKMDKGQSRDEIADLHRSMCFDFTRKMQRLQSHNVFSKHIVRCIDYIYSNMHSRITLKDLSVHLDLSECYLSKLFLEEVGISIHEYIREKKMEKAKNLLKYSDYCIADIANYLSYSSQSHFTQTFEKEVGLSPKKYRDKYYRKSWSRGVELP, from the coding sequence ATGAGTCTGGACAGGGAATGGAATCACCTTGAATTCACCCGTCATGAAGTGCCTGCAGCGCACCGTCCTTTAGAGGAGGAACTATCCTTCTATAATGCTGTCAAAGAGGGGAACCTTTCTATTGTGGAGGAAAACTGTGCCCGTCAGGTATTTCTTCAGTCCGAAGGAATGGGAATGTTATCAGAGAATTCTCTGCAGAATATAAGATATCATTTTGTTGTTACTGCAGCCATGATTACGAGGTATTGTATCGATGGCGGAATGGAAGCAGAGAAGGCTTACTGCCTCAGTGACTTTTATATACAAAAGATGGACAAAGGCCAAAGCAGAGATGAGATAGCTGATCTGCATCGGTCCATGTGTTTCGATTTCACCAGGAAAATGCAGCGGCTGCAAAGCCATAATGTCTTTTCCAAGCATATTGTACGGTGTATCGATTATATTTACAGCAATATGCACAGCAGGATTACCTTAAAAGACCTCAGTGTCCATCTGGACTTATCAGAGTGTTATCTGTCCAAGCTGTTTTTAGAGGAAGTAGGCATTTCTATCCATGAATATATCCGTGAAAAAAAGATGGAGAAGGCTAAGAACCTGTTAAAGTATTCCGATTATTGTATTGCAGACATTGCCAACTATCTCTCATATTCTTCCCAAAGTCATTTTACCCAGACCTTTGAGAAAGAGGTTGGCTTATCACCCAAAAAATACCGGGATAAATACTACAGAAAAAGCTGGAGCAGAGGGGTGGAGCTGCCTTAA
- a CDS encoding carbohydrate binding domain-containing protein, translated as MRKKKLRLLALGAVILLTAVVPAGYFHVDVQGKTTVNTAASEKYSLVWSDDFSGNTLDTSKWNYEVHKPGWVNNELQSYTKSSDNVYVKDGNLVIQPVKAKDAVTGNITYSSGRINTREKADFKYGKIEVRAKLPKGQGIWPAIWMMPTREDLYGGWPKCGELDIMELLGNDPAKVYQTLHYSKTGTDVQSQGTKSLSTGDFSDAYHVFSMEWEPGKINFYVDGTLTKSESKWYTSTDGVGTITYPAPFDQEFYMILNVAVGGNWPGNPDATTDFAKAKMLVDYVKVYQKPSYNENVVLKEAEVTLREPDAAGNYIINSDFSKAEAMDDTDSWFLKTQSGGDAAASIAENAMTVTIKNEGTVDYAVQAMQAGIPLSKGGKYRITYDAKAAADRTMIVRLDGPDLNYTKYIEDQTVNLTTDYKTYTYDFTMNADTDENSRLEFNLGAQKSGNPTAAVQFKNVRLVKTGQLDVAKPAKTSLPDGNYIYNGTFDQGTNRLAYWNINGNKVNAKISVTNTDYVRSLKVQVPSASKKSEDVIVAQSGLALQAGASYVLTFDARTEKAKEIQAAVAGKTFTAKLSAQTKHYKFKLTTASDLKVNTAALKFLLGKEGTVYLDNVRIEKVTVSGTEMVQNGSFSEGLKNWSPYVDSSAAATYKAENGKLTFAITNTGSQNWHIQLKQSGLLFEKGKTYQVKATFKSSVDRKVELALMGNASKDYAYYGGEGITLTADKEYNYTGTFTMNGENDPAGDLVFSFGKIGDAATPAGIIELTGVSIVEITK; from the coding sequence ATGAGAAAAAAGAAATTAAGACTGCTTGCCCTTGGGGCAGTAATCCTGTTAACAGCAGTCGTTCCGGCGGGATACTTTCATGTCGATGTACAGGGGAAAACGACAGTAAATACAGCAGCTTCAGAGAAATATTCACTGGTCTGGAGTGATGACTTCTCAGGGAATACCCTGGATACTTCCAAATGGAATTATGAGGTGCATAAGCCGGGCTGGGTTAACAATGAATTGCAGAGCTACACGAAATCTTCGGATAATGTCTATGTAAAGGATGGGAATCTCGTCATTCAACCTGTAAAAGCGAAGGATGCTGTCACAGGGAATATCACTTATTCCTCCGGAAGAATTAATACCCGAGAGAAAGCAGATTTTAAGTACGGAAAGATTGAAGTCAGGGCTAAGCTGCCAAAAGGGCAGGGAATCTGGCCAGCTATCTGGATGATGCCAACCAGGGAAGATCTGTACGGTGGATGGCCCAAATGCGGGGAGCTTGATATTATGGAGCTTTTAGGCAATGACCCGGCAAAGGTCTATCAGACACTGCATTATAGCAAGACCGGCACTGATGTGCAGAGCCAGGGAACGAAAAGCTTATCGACCGGTGATTTTTCCGATGCTTATCATGTATTTTCCATGGAATGGGAGCCTGGTAAAATCAACTTCTATGTAGATGGTACATTAACAAAGTCAGAGTCAAAATGGTACACCAGTACGGATGGCGTCGGAACCATTACCTATCCCGCACCCTTTGATCAAGAGTTTTATATGATATTAAATGTTGCAGTTGGGGGAAACTGGCCGGGAAATCCGGATGCCACCACAGACTTTGCCAAGGCAAAAATGCTGGTAGACTATGTAAAGGTATATCAGAAGCCTTCCTATAATGAAAATGTAGTTCTAAAGGAAGCAGAAGTGACCCTAAGAGAGCCTGATGCAGCTGGGAATTACATCATAAATAGTGATTTTTCCAAAGCAGAGGCAATGGATGATACCGACAGCTGGTTTCTGAAGACACAGAGCGGCGGAGATGCGGCTGCTTCCATTGCAGAAAATGCTATGACTGTTACTATAAAGAATGAAGGAACGGTAGATTATGCTGTTCAGGCGATGCAGGCAGGAATTCCGCTGTCCAAAGGCGGTAAATATCGGATTACTTATGATGCCAAGGCTGCTGCAGACCGAACCATGATCGTAAGACTTGACGGGCCGGACCTTAATTATACAAAGTATATAGAAGATCAGACAGTTAATTTGACCACCGATTATAAAACCTATACCTATGACTTTACCATGAACGCCGATACCGACGAGAACAGCCGGTTGGAATTTAACCTGGGTGCTCAGAAGTCTGGTAATCCGACAGCTGCCGTGCAGTTTAAAAATGTGCGTCTGGTGAAGACCGGACAGCTTGATGTGGCGAAACCGGCAAAAACCTCTTTGCCAGATGGTAACTATATCTACAACGGTACTTTTGATCAGGGAACTAACCGTCTGGCATATTGGAATATCAATGGGAACAAGGTGAATGCGAAAATTTCAGTTACTAATACAGACTATGTCAGAAGCTTGAAGGTGCAGGTTCCTTCTGCCTCTAAGAAATCGGAGGATGTTATAGTAGCACAAAGCGGTCTTGCCTTACAGGCAGGAGCTTCCTATGTACTGACCTTTGACGCACGGACAGAAAAAGCGAAAGAAATTCAGGCAGCGGTTGCCGGTAAAACCTTTACGGCGAAATTATCTGCCCAAACAAAACACTATAAGTTTAAGCTTACCACAGCTTCCGACCTGAAAGTCAACACAGCTGCCTTGAAATTCCTGTTAGGAAAAGAAGGCACCGTTTATCTTGATAATGTACGGATTGAGAAGGTCACCGTATCCGGAACAGAGATGGTACAAAACGGAAGCTTTTCGGAAGGTCTTAAGAACTGGTCTCCCTACGTGGACAGCAGTGCTGCCGCAACCTATAAGGCAGAAAACGGCAAGCTTACCTTTGCTATCACCAATACAGGAAGTCAAAACTGGCACATTCAGTTAAAACAGAGCGGTCTTCTCTTCGAAAAGGGAAAAACCTATCAAGTAAAAGCTACCTTCAAGTCCAGTGTTGACCGTAAGGTTGAACTTGCTCTGATGGGAAATGCTTCAAAAGACTATGCCTATTACGGCGGCGAGGGCATTACTCTCACAGCAGATAAGGAATATAATTATACTGGCACCTTTACTATGAATGGTGAAAATGACCCTGCAGGTGATCTGGTATTCTCCTTTGGCAAAATAGGTGATGCAGCTACCCCTGCCGGAATAATAGAACTAACCGGGGTCAGCATAGTTGAAATAACGAAATAA
- a CDS encoding HAD family hydrolase produces the protein MIQAVIFDMFETLITHYHTPLYFGAQMAKDAGIPEDKFQSLWRPTEYERTIGKLTFEKTLESILRENNCYSEALLKKIVDKRVAAKEECFRYLHPEIIPMLTALKEKGLLIGLISNCFSEEADVIRRSELFTYFDAVYLSCEQGIQKPEEEIFKRCLESLSVKAENCVYIGDGGSSELEAARKLGMKAVQAVWYLQEGTTQPSKRKHDFFQLERPLDVLNLL, from the coding sequence ATGATACAAGCAGTAATTTTTGACATGTTTGAAACTTTAATTACACACTATCACACTCCGCTATATTTTGGAGCCCAGATGGCTAAGGATGCAGGAATCCCGGAAGATAAATTCCAGTCACTCTGGCGGCCGACTGAGTATGAACGCACGATAGGAAAGTTAACATTTGAGAAAACATTAGAATCAATACTTAGAGAAAACAATTGTTATTCTGAAGCACTCTTAAAGAAAATTGTAGATAAGCGTGTAGCAGCAAAGGAAGAGTGTTTTAGATATTTACATCCCGAAATTATACCAATGCTTACAGCATTGAAAGAAAAAGGACTTTTGATTGGATTAATAAGTAACTGCTTTTCTGAGGAAGCGGACGTAATCCGAAGAAGTGAACTATTTACATATTTTGATGCGGTTTATCTTTCCTGTGAACAGGGGATTCAAAAACCAGAAGAGGAAATTTTTAAGAGGTGTTTGGAGAGCCTATCTGTGAAAGCAGAGAACTGTGTTTACATTGGAGATGGAGGCAGCAGTGAATTGGAAGCAGCCAGAAAACTTGGGATGAAAGCGGTTCAAGCAGTTTGGTATTTACAGGAAGGAACAACCCAACCTTCAAAACGAAAGCATGACTTTTTTCAATTAGAAAGACCCCTTGATGTGTTGAATTTGTTGTAA
- a CDS encoding YcxB family protein, producing the protein MFEFKINLDDDDYLLFNQYHLLNSPSGKKLLSVNRFIAPIISLMLIFIFCISGADLGLIIVEAIILGIISIWWLFNSKKKILKSMNKRIMKLKKEGRLPYSNEAILKFDDERIHEITPNTENTTKYSLIEKVAVTEKAIYIYISSIQAYILPITAFSGEMEKQKFLEFINRKAEILKDTK; encoded by the coding sequence ATGTTTGAATTTAAAATTAATTTAGATGATGATGATTATTTATTATTTAATCAATATCATTTATTAAATAGTCCTTCAGGAAAAAAACTTTTGAGTGTAAATCGCTTTATCGCTCCCATCATATCTTTAATGCTCATATTTATATTTTGTATTTCAGGGGCTGATTTGGGTCTGATTATAGTTGAGGCTATTATATTGGGGATTATTTCTATTTGGTGGTTGTTTAACAGCAAAAAGAAGATTCTTAAATCCATGAATAAGAGAATAATGAAATTAAAAAAGGAAGGCAGGCTCCCTTATAGTAACGAAGCCATCTTAAAGTTCGATGATGAGAGAATTCATGAGATTACGCCAAATACGGAAAATACAACAAAGTATTCATTAATTGAAAAAGTTGCTGTAACAGAAAAAGCTATCTATATTTATATTAGTTCTATACAGGCATATATTCTTCCTATAACCGCTTTTTCAGGTGAAATGGAAAAACAAAAATTTTTAGAGTTTATTAATAGGAAAGCTGAGATATTAAAAGATACAAAATAA
- a CDS encoding DinB family protein yields the protein MNRLITETLRSQFDSTFHMAQVLVKVCPEDIWAESYNEVPFWQQVFHYVYYIDFWMREKHDDSEWRSMIFDDAYTTDLYAESYEGLYISQVKMLEYLDVIQKKSTYLFDNLNDEKLSTSVFGNNPQFTYADVIIGQIRHIMYNIGYLNGILRELGLPESDWYAYNEPEGS from the coding sequence ATGAATAGGTTAATTACAGAGACTTTACGAAGCCAGTTTGATTCTACATTTCATATGGCACAAGTACTAGTAAAGGTTTGTCCCGAGGATATCTGGGCCGAATCCTATAACGAAGTGCCTTTTTGGCAGCAGGTTTTTCACTATGTTTATTACATAGATTTCTGGATGCGGGAAAAACATGATGATAGTGAATGGCGTTCAATGATTTTTGATGATGCTTATACCACCGATTTGTATGCAGAGAGTTATGAAGGATTATATATCTCTCAAGTTAAAATGCTGGAATACCTTGATGTAATACAAAAGAAATCTACTTACTTGTTTGATAATCTAAATGATGAAAAATTGAGCACTTCCGTGTTTGGAAATAATCCGCAATTTACTTATGCGGATGTAATTATAGGACAGATAAGACATATCATGTATAATATTGGCTACTTAAATGGAATTTTGCGGGAATTGGGATTGCCGGAATCGGATTGGTATGCCTATAATGAGCCGGAAGGGTCGTAA
- a CDS encoding SdpI family protein yields MGFWIFMLIIDLLIPVTMIGYGRSFWKKAPKEINAVYGYRTSMSMKNRDTWVFAHNYFGKLWFISGMILLPISVIPMLCIIGRTENVVGTVGGVVCFVQMIPLTGVIIPTEIALKRHFDKNGYRRK; encoded by the coding sequence ATGGGATTTTGGATTTTTATGTTGATTATTGATTTACTAATTCCTGTTACGATGATTGGGTATGGAAGAAGCTTTTGGAAAAAAGCACCCAAAGAAATAAATGCAGTATATGGGTATAGAACATCAATGTCCATGAAAAATAGAGATACCTGGGTTTTTGCTCATAATTACTTTGGTAAGCTGTGGTTTATAAGTGGAATGATTTTACTGCCGATATCAGTAATTCCTATGCTTTGTATTATTGGAAGGACAGAAAATGTAGTTGGGACGGTAGGTGGGGTAGTATGTTTTGTTCAAATGATACCTCTTACTGGTGTAATTATTCCCACGGAAATAGCACTTAAAAGACATTTTGACAAAAATGGATACAGGCGTAAGTGA
- a CDS encoding phosphate ABC transporter ATPase, whose protein sequence is MLINIGNHEFTEVWDGVLYKKLSNYPNISDWELRNILEFAEYEKNHGRNCEIVCEESRILHLVQEAFSQKEKYMGIPKPDKISECTACPKRKGCMTDLVCHTTSIENAISIFKCGSLLSALNVRRVPVEQLMAEDRNAAGDPADYFEYIMFAWGNCQAGDRLVMERKLKRFPTEEDLSSHFTPGIRFYFKYDELINHPACICDGVLPMKVKDEVILKDWIYKIVVPVEAKEAIEKYIPNMLNENIVYVENNGLDIWDWSEKVYSLVQSLQ, encoded by the coding sequence TTGTTAATAAATATAGGAAATCATGAATTTACAGAAGTTTGGGATGGTGTCCTATATAAAAAACTTTCTAATTACCCCAATATTAGCGATTGGGAACTGCGCAACATCCTGGAGTTTGCTGAGTATGAAAAGAATCACGGAAGAAACTGTGAGATTGTATGTGAAGAAAGCAGAATACTTCATTTGGTTCAAGAAGCATTCAGTCAAAAAGAGAAATATATGGGCATCCCAAAGCCGGATAAGATTTCAGAATGTACAGCATGTCCAAAACGAAAGGGATGTATGACTGATTTGGTTTGCCATACCACATCCATAGAGAATGCTATAAGTATTTTTAAGTGTGGAAGTCTCTTATCGGCACTAAATGTCAGAAGAGTACCGGTTGAACAGCTGATGGCTGAGGATAGAAATGCAGCAGGCGACCCAGCTGATTACTTTGAGTATATTATGTTCGCATGGGGGAATTGCCAAGCAGGAGACAGGCTGGTCATGGAACGAAAATTAAAACGGTTTCCAACAGAGGAGGATTTAAGCAGTCATTTTACACCTGGGATTAGATTTTATTTTAAATATGATGAGCTTATAAATCATCCTGCCTGTATATGTGATGGTGTTTTACCGATGAAAGTAAAAGATGAAGTGATTTTAAAGGATTGGATATATAAAATTGTAGTGCCAGTTGAAGCAAAGGAAGCAATAGAAAAATATATACCTAATATGTTAAATGAGAATATTGTATATGTAGAAAATAATGGTTTGGATATTTGGGACTGGTCTGAAAAAGTATATTCTCTTGTTCAATCGCTTCAGTGA
- a CDS encoding nucleotidyltransferase domain-containing protein encodes MYQHHIESIENMKNYFAAKEEVIALVFGGSVAKGCEREDSDLDAMVVISDEKYAERKARNATAETIDDLCTYASGYIDVKYMTKQFLKDAAEKGSEPSRNAFVKAKVLFTKDSEIPDIVAKIPVFQEKEKDEKMLSFYSDFWLNYYYFLKSCPVDGYMQLHATNEVIYSIYRMVLQQNNILFPSNRRLEEFVNSISTDTKHLVSLGKKFAASQNIKDGDEFVDCFFKLIDYKFPEDIGVVLSQYTTDFEQWWRNPRPNINEW; translated from the coding sequence ATGTATCAGCATCATATAGAATCAATCGAAAATATGAAGAATTATTTTGCAGCGAAAGAAGAAGTGATTGCGCTCGTCTTTGGAGGATCTGTAGCAAAAGGATGTGAAAGGGAAGATTCCGACTTAGATGCAATGGTTGTTATTTCTGATGAAAAATATGCAGAACGAAAAGCTCGAAATGCTACTGCAGAAACAATTGATGATTTGTGTACATATGCTAGCGGTTATATCGATGTAAAATATATGACGAAGCAGTTCTTAAAAGATGCAGCCGAAAAAGGAAGTGAGCCTTCCAGAAATGCCTTTGTGAAAGCAAAAGTCCTGTTTACGAAGGACTCAGAAATTCCTGATATTGTAGCCAAAATCCCTGTGTTTCAAGAGAAGGAAAAAGATGAAAAAATGTTATCTTTTTATTCAGACTTTTGGTTAAATTATTATTACTTTTTAAAAAGCTGTCCTGTAGATGGTTATATGCAGCTACATGCCACCAATGAAGTAATCTACAGTATATATCGTATGGTATTACAGCAAAATAATATATTATTTCCCAGCAATCGTAGACTTGAAGAATTTGTAAACTCTATATCAACGGATACCAAGCATCTTGTAAGCCTTGGTAAAAAATTTGCTGCATCCCAAAATATCAAGGATGGAGACGAATTTGTAGACTGCTTCTTTAAGCTGATAGATTACAAATTTCCGGAAGATATAGGTGTTGTATTATCACAGTATACAACAGATTTCGAGCAATGGTGGAGAAACCCCAGACCGAATATCAATGAATGGTAA
- a CDS encoding C39 family peptidase, with protein sequence MIQIYWITCSIISWLVIATIINCILMGVPIPTISKKSYPPAHIIKSENVINIQQNFECSGYSTAYLMRHLGMQVNGEDLYKIMPNKMKNGCVYPKGVVRLLNQQGLKATLRIGTIAELKKEVSKDIPVIVFIKVHKDQSYLHFVPVIGYDEEYFYIAESLKELVNVEDMSCNRQVSISEFKEIWNTSDWKMPFYKNVYITVSSKK encoded by the coding sequence ATGATACAAATATACTGGATTACTTGTTCCATCATAAGCTGGCTGGTAATAGCTACTATCATTAATTGTATACTTATGGGAGTTCCCATACCAACCATTTCAAAAAAAAGTTATCCCCCAGCACATATTATAAAAAGTGAAAATGTTATCAACATTCAACAAAACTTTGAATGTTCCGGGTATTCCACGGCATACCTCATGCGGCATTTAGGAATGCAGGTGAATGGGGAAGACCTCTATAAAATAATGCCGAATAAAATGAAAAATGGATGTGTTTATCCAAAAGGGGTTGTAAGGTTGTTAAATCAACAAGGCCTTAAAGCCACCCTTCGTATTGGAACGATAGCAGAGCTGAAAAAAGAGGTTAGCAAAGATATTCCTGTTATCGTATTTATTAAAGTACATAAAGATCAAAGTTATTTGCATTTTGTTCCTGTTATTGGATATGATGAAGAATATTTTTATATAGCAGAATCCCTTAAAGAGTTAGTGAATGTAGAGGATATGAGCTGCAACCGCCAGGTATCGATTTCTGAGTTCAAAGAGATTTGGAATACAAGTGATTGGAAGATGCCCTTTTATAAAAATGTATATATCACAGTTAGTTCAAAGAAGTAA
- a CDS encoding GyrI-like domain-containing protein yields MQNIRIIKIPQLKVVSSGAITNMEEFEAFDKWWSKIDVSHYITPRDFMWYNEKEKCMEWVFAVPDNYNNFDKYKLIDFPGGLYAVATSKDTEEDCNNTKEQIRKWVIESGCFELSTTNNDITTRYTMSHVITPKIFNTKMGYHLTDNFVPIVAI; encoded by the coding sequence ATGCAGAATATAAGAATAATCAAAATACCGCAATTAAAAGTAGTAAGCTCAGGGGCAATAACTAACATGGAGGAATTTGAGGCCTTTGATAAATGGTGGTCAAAAATAGACGTAAGTCATTATATCACACCGCGTGACTTTATGTGGTATAACGAGAAAGAGAAATGTATGGAATGGGTTTTCGCTGTACCTGATAATTATAATAACTTTGATAAATATAAATTAATAGATTTTCCAGGTGGTCTATATGCGGTTGCAACATCGAAGGACACGGAGGAAGATTGCAATAATACAAAAGAACAGATTCGCAAATGGGTTATTGAAAGTGGTTGCTTTGAATTATCAACTACTAATAACGATATAACAACGCGCTATACAATGTCTCATGTAATAACACCAAAAATATTTAATACAAAGATGGGATATCATCTAACTGATAATTTTGTTCCTATTGTAGCAATATAG
- a CDS encoding VOC family protein, with translation MDEELKIKMYSFTMDCKDPHELAKFYGALLNWEVMSMDEGWACVYAPGTYQGTYPSILFQQNPEYKPPVWPEKPDAQQQMAHLDFAVNDLEKAVQHAIHCGAVIAEEQFSDDWRVMLDPAGHPFCLCQMKSIIESPQFGLL, from the coding sequence ATGGATGAGGAATTGAAGATTAAAATGTATTCGTTTACGATGGATTGCAAAGACCCCCATGAGTTAGCAAAATTTTATGGGGCTTTACTTAATTGGGAAGTAATGTCTATGGATGAAGGCTGGGCATGTGTGTATGCACCAGGGACCTATCAGGGAACCTATCCTTCTATATTATTTCAACAAAACCCTGAGTATAAACCGCCTGTGTGGCCGGAAAAGCCGGATGCCCAACAGCAGATGGCACATCTGGACTTTGCTGTAAATGATTTGGAGAAAGCAGTTCAACATGCAATTCATTGTGGAGCAGTAATTGCAGAGGAGCAATTTTCTGATGATTGGAGAGTTATGCTTGACCCTGCCGGACACCCTTTTTGCTTATGTCAAATGAAATCAATAATTGAGAGTCCCCAATTTGGGTTGTTATAA
- a CDS encoding nucleotidyltransferase domain-containing protein, producing MITEKEITAILKNELQPFPYIYALWLEGSFAMGHADEYSDIDYWIDVEDDYVKDALDHVETALRKLGELDERDETGNDHPKLGQIVYHIKGSSPYLVLDFNWQLHSRDRKEYHYIKNDIVEGALVIFDKDEVIRFEEADAQEIIKNKENCKQECDYRYSQHLRVRKYISRGTFPESYAYYNKFVIEPLVMLLRLKYTPLYPYHYLLHISMHMPRVVVARLEKLIQVKSLDEMEVRIKDAEEWYQELHEELY from the coding sequence ATGATTACAGAAAAAGAAATTACAGCTATACTTAAAAATGAGCTGCAGCCATTTCCTTACATATATGCATTATGGTTAGAGGGTTCCTTTGCTATGGGACATGCGGACGAATATTCAGATATCGATTACTGGATTGATGTTGAAGATGACTATGTAAAAGATGCTTTGGACCATGTTGAAACTGCCCTAAGAAAATTAGGTGAGCTGGATGAGCGGGACGAAACCGGAAATGATCATCCGAAGCTTGGTCAGATTGTATATCATATAAAGGGTTCAAGTCCGTATTTGGTATTGGACTTTAATTGGCAGCTCCACTCAAGGGACAGAAAGGAATATCATTACATTAAGAATGATATCGTAGAAGGAGCCCTGGTTATATTTGATAAAGACGAGGTTATACGATTTGAAGAAGCTGATGCTCAGGAAATTATTAAAAACAAAGAAAATTGTAAACAGGAATGTGATTACAGATACAGCCAGCATCTCCGGGTAAGAAAATATATTAGCAGAGGCACTTTCCCGGAAAGTTACGCATATTACAATAAGTTTGTTATTGAGCCTCTTGTTATGCTTTTGAGATTAAAGTATACCCCTTTATATCCATACCATTATTTACTTCATATCTCAATGCATATGCCAAGGGTAGTGGTTGCTCGTCTGGAGAAGTTGATTCAAGTGAAATCCTTGGATGAGATGGAAGTTAGAATAAAGGACGCAGAAGAATGGTATCAGGAACTGCATGAAGAACTTTATTGA
- a CDS encoding DUF5131 family protein yields the protein MAVWNPWRGCHKYSEGCRFCYIHKGDSKRGIDTNDIIQTDKFRAPIEKNKKGEYRIKGGQVVYLCFSSDFLLPDADAWRVACWQMIKERSDLHFIFLTKRIERFQDCIPDDWGAGYDNVTVGCTIENQEMADYRLSIFSKLLIKHKNVICQPLIEQVDIEKYLDDVELVVVGGESDYNARPLNYDWVLSLRSQCINTDTHFEFRQCGTHFVKDGKNYTLKVQQLCSQAKKADINF from the coding sequence ATGGCGGTGTGGAATCCATGGAGAGGCTGCCACAAGTATAGTGAAGGCTGCAGATTCTGTTATATACATAAGGGCGATAGCAAACGAGGCATTGATACGAACGACATTATACAAACAGATAAATTTAGGGCTCCTATCGAGAAAAATAAAAAAGGTGAATACCGAATCAAAGGGGGACAAGTAGTCTATTTATGCTTTTCCTCTGATTTTTTACTGCCTGATGCAGATGCTTGGAGAGTTGCTTGCTGGCAAATGATAAAAGAACGGTCAGACCTGCATTTTATTTTCTTAACAAAACGGATAGAACGTTTTCAGGATTGTATTCCTGATGATTGGGGAGCTGGCTATGATAATGTTACGGTGGGATGTACCATAGAAAATCAGGAAATGGCAGATTACAGACTGTCTATTTTTAGTAAGCTGCTAATCAAGCATAAAAATGTTATTTGTCAGCCTCTTATAGAGCAGGTCGATATTGAAAAATACCTTGATGATGTTGAACTTGTGGTGGTTGGCGGTGAATCAGATTACAATGCACGGCCTTTGAACTATGATTGGGTATTGTCACTAAGATCCCAATGCATCAATACAGATACTCATTTTGAATTTAGACAATGCGGTACACATTTTGTGAAAGATGGGAAAAATTATACCCTTAAAGTTCAGCAGCTTTGCAGTCAAGCCAAAAAGGCAGACATTAATTTTTAG